The DNA sequence cttgactttagcaaagcttttgatacagtgccacatgaaagactgattaaaacaatagaggctcatggtattggtagtgctatattaagttggtttAGGGCATGgcgataccaaaggaaacagagagttagtataaatggggttaagtcagagtgggaaatgttgtaagtggagtgcctcaaggctctgtcctgggacctctgttattaataatatatataaatgatttacatTCAGATTTGaggagcaatatttgaaaatttgccgatgatacaaaaatcgggagggaaataaacatggaaaaagactcactatcacttcaagatgatctaaatagggttttgaaatggtcaaaagattggcagatgcagtttaatgctgacacatgtaaggttctgaggctaggtaatgatgatagagttaccagatacgagctagatggtgttgagattgtgaagttgGATTGTGAGAGGGATCTGGCGTTATGATTAGCAAAAATTTAAtaccaaaaaatcaatgcctaAATGTTCATAAtagggcaaataggacactggaatttattgATCGTAGCGTTAGtaagaagacacctggtgttgttcttcagctatatcttgctctggttaggccccatttagattatgcagttcaattttggtcgccgtactatagaatggatataaattcactagaacgcgtccagtgtaggatgacaaagttaatcccgcaaactAGAAACCTGTCttgtgaagaaagattgacaaagcctaAATTaaatttgaacaaatgaacaaatccacaagagccgtgacgaggattcgaacctgcgtccgggagcatcccagggaGCATTCattcttaaattacattatctagaaaagtgaagaattaggggtgacatgatagaggcgtACAAGTTGATAAATGGATATAACAaatgagatattaatagggtgttaaaagtatcaacacaagacagaactcgaaacaattggtataaattaaataaatttagatttcggaaagacctgggtaaatactggtttagtaacagggttgttgatttttggaaccaattatcacgtaacgtggtggaggtggggtcccttgattgttttaaACGTGGGTAGGACATAAGTGGGATTGCGTGGTtataaatatgggccaataagactactgcagttacctttactcttatgttcttatgtaacataGTAgacgtaggatcccttgattgtttcaagcgtaggttagatatatttgaatgagtttgagtggatataaatattacctgcctcgtatgggccaataggtcttctgcagttaccttcattgttatgttcttatgaatgagcataacaaaggggatagtaataaggtaattaatatatcaacacaaaattgaAGACGTAACGATGGTTATAATTTCGACAAGTATAACATACTACTACTTTGGATAACATACTACTTTGTAACAAATTATCTGGTAACATAATGTACGTGGGGTGTCTtcactgtttcaagtgtaggttagacatatatgaatgagtctgAGAAGATATATATAAGAGCTGCCacgcatggaccaataggccgtctgcataTTTCCGTTGTATACTTCACTTTTCACTTCACTTTACCGCCCTTGTTGTATAAAAGTCGGCGCGGGGATCCATAAgactattacgggctattcatgtccgtgccacctcttgggtggcttaatctttatcaatcaatcaatcataagactcctgtggtgtgtccattacgggggctcaccatagcccgtgctgctcgaAACTTCTTTTTCCAGCAGCTgattcttaaacaacaacaacaataacaacaaccgcTCAGGTCACCGCTCAGCATGCAGCCTCGCACTCTAGTGAGCAGCTTTCAGCTCAATATCCTTATGTCCCAGACCCAATATATTGGTCAAGGCGCTTATGCTAAAGTGGGGCGCGTTCCCTGGGACGGCGGACATGCCATCCTGAAGATGATGAAGCGTAACTCTGAAAGGGACTTCAGGAGAGAGCTGATTATCATGGAAAGATTGGATACTGCTGGAGGAGCTCCCAAGATCCTGGGACTGTGCTATAACCCAAGAGCCATAGTGATGTCTTCCCGGGGCGAGATAACACTCGCTACAGCACTCCAGCATAACCTACCAGACTGGTACATGGTCTATATTGTGTTAAAGGTTGGTCAGTGCCTGCGCGAGGTCCACGAGCGGGGAGTTATACATGGTGACATTCACGCCTCCAATGTCATGGTCACCCTCTCTCCTGACTTCTGTAAGCCACCTGAAGTATTCCTTATTGACTTCGGAATGTCGGGTCTCAGCCCAGAGGCCCTGTCGACCTTCAGCCCAGAGGACCTGGCGTGTCTGGGGGATACACAGATggtacatgaaaacctgacatACTCTCATGATGTCAAGTGTTTGGGCATTATGCTGTTAGAAATCAGTTTCTTGATGAAGACAAGCCTTGCGTCTGTAAGAAACATATTTGAAATGGCTACGCCAAGTGAGAGAGAGCCAGCTGCCCTCGACGACGTTCTTCAGAGGCTGAACACTGTACTTACTGACGACTTCAATATTAACATCTGAGCCCAGCTTCGAGCAGTCTACGGCCTCAACCTCCTCCAAGGCTTCTACTCAAGTCGAACCTTCAACGTTATCC is a window from the Procambarus clarkii isolate CNS0578487 chromosome 48, FALCON_Pclarkii_2.0, whole genome shotgun sequence genome containing:
- the LOC138351154 gene encoding probable serine/threonine-protein kinase mkcF, which produces MQPRTLVSSFQLNILMSQTQYIGQGAYAKVGRVPWDGGHAILKMMKRNSERDFRRELIIMERLDTAGGAPKILGLCYNPRAIVMSSRGEITLATALQHNLPDWYMVYIVLKVGQCLREVHERGVIHGDIHASNVMVTLSPDFCKPPEVFLIDFGMSGLSPEALSTFSPEDLACLGDTQMVHENLTYSHDVKCLGIMLLEISFLMKTSLASVRNIFEMATPSEREPAALDDVLQRLNTVLTDDFNINI